A single genomic interval of Chitinophagaceae bacterium harbors:
- a CDS encoding DUF1887 family protein — protein MPFSEYSCNAHDFHEVKSTCQKILDRMNSDDEVSFNLTGGTKVMVLAIQSLIHEKGLKGFYINQDDTILELPSYAKVKLNSQITIKEFLELSGHTVSSYKLLDSFSKDDFDVANKIFSFCTSSYRYKAIVTHFSNQYRDVISMPSSGSATVGKMLVTWGKNNITVNDNGRIIFNSSSKNINILFFNSGWWELLVAKEASTWKKVKELFVQCTLPFKNDGTYMKNED, from the coding sequence ATACCTTTTTCTGAATATAGCTGTAATGCACACGACTTTCATGAAGTTAAATCTACTTGTCAGAAAATACTTGATAGGATGAACTCAGACGACGAAGTATCTTTTAATTTGACAGGAGGTACTAAGGTTATGGTTTTAGCAATTCAATCATTAATTCATGAAAAAGGGTTGAAAGGATTTTATATTAATCAAGATGACACAATTCTTGAACTACCTTCTTATGCTAAAGTCAAATTAAACAGTCAAATTACAATAAAAGAGTTCCTTGAATTAAGTGGCCATACTGTTAGCAGCTATAAGTTACTGGATAGCTTTTCAAAGGATGATTTTGATGTAGCCAATAAAATATTCTCTTTTTGTACAAGCAGTTATCGATATAAAGCTATTGTTACTCACTTTAGCAATCAGTATAGAGATGTTATTAGTATGCCTTCTTCAGGGAGTGCAACAGTAGGCAAAATGTTAGTTACCTGGGGCAAGAACAATATAACAGTTAATGATAATGGTAGGATTATATTTAATTCATCTTCAAAAAATATTAATATTTTATTTTTCAATTCTGGATGGTGGGAGCTTTTAGTTGCTAAAGAAGCATCTACCTGGAAGAAAGTTAAAGAGTTGTTTGTTCAATGTACATTACCATTTAAAAATGATGGCACTTACATGAAAAATGAAGATTGA